A stretch of Suncus etruscus isolate mSunEtr1 chromosome 9, mSunEtr1.pri.cur, whole genome shotgun sequence DNA encodes these proteins:
- the CDKN1C gene encoding cyclin-dependent kinase inhibitor 1C, producing the protein MCLSPGEKGQGGATAAEDRTGKDKLWLLQCGQETKSRTPDSASQQPGATALRLRAWPGVRCAPNPPQGAGPACLFPSRSVQGAPAGRPWQAPSSRPDTPHDPEGPPPSRDRWARPQVLAVPPPGQAGRQARAGVPSPISCRGGPPGCGGCGGARRGLGGPEGASGGARAVAAQAPAGRQRRRRGAGGDHGPRGRGGAVSRYRPQRPLTRATPPGHAPGGAQPIGARPGRARQPRLPGWVCAAGQWAARGGGAGQWARCCRRRGHAPYAKRAGAAPIKGGGAPGWAVDPEAQCAALRWVSEPTRARPGADATTAGTEGARPDEATEQPAAGRIARSPVMPAACPRSSSPRERLASRRPGFPALARSSACRSLFGPVDHEELSRELQIRLAELNAEDQRRWDYNFQQDMPLRGPGRLQWTEVDSESVPAFYRETVQVGRCRLLLAPRPRPPGGADDDSALPAAASPDAPPEVFPEAEAEAEAEDAPEDAPEDAPEVVPEDAPEDALEDAPEDVPEVVPEVVPEVPVLEPEPEEEPEEEEPATLPLIDEVVAPEPEPIVVQPEPEPEPEPEPEPEPEAEPEPEPEPEPEPESEPEESEDEALLPSAPESPAEQQLQLLLPVCPAPAPGPAPALVAPVASCAAPAATSAPVASASTAGGAAAVKKLPGALLSGIPGAPRPDRLLALSPSDFFAKRKRPASDNKAANEVPAGCPAAPSAPSVGSGEQTPRKRLR; encoded by the exons ATGTGTCTCAGCCCTGGAGAAAAGGGCCAGGGTGGGGCCACTGCTGCCGAGGACAGGACAGGCAAGGACA AACTCTGGCTACTCCAGTGCGGGCAGGAAACCAAGAGCCGGACCCCCGACTCAGCCAGCCAGCAACCAGGGGCCACCGCCCTGCGCCTCCGTGCCTGGCCTGGGGTCCGCTGCGCCCCTAACCCACCCCAAGGGGCCGGGCCCGCCTGTCTCTTCCCTTCCCGGTCCGTTCAGGGGGCCCCCGCCGGCAGGCCCTGGCAAGCTCCCAGCTCTCGCCCTGACACCCCGCACGATCCCGAGGGACCCCCACCCTCCCGCGATCG GTGGGCGAGGCCCCAGGTGCTGGCGGTGCCTCCGccggggcaggcaggcaggcaggcacgaGCCGGGGTCCCCAGCCCCATCAGCTGTCGCGGGGGCCCCCCGGGGTGCGG GGGCTGCGGCGGGGCGCGGCGGGGTTTGGGGGGCCCCGAGGGGGCGTCGGGGGGCGCCCGCGCCGTCGCCGCCCAAGCCCCCGCCGGCAGACAAAGGAGGCGGCGGGGGGCGGGCGGGGACCATGGGCCGAGGGGGCGGGGCGGCGCGGTGTCACGTTACCGCCCGCAGCGCCCTTTAACTCGGGCCACGCCCCCCGGCCACGCCCCCGGCGGGGCGCAGCCAATCGGCGCCCGCCCCGGCCGCGCGCGCCAGCCCCGCCTCCCCGGGTGGGTGTGCGCGGCGGGCCAATGGGCGGCGCGCGGGGGCGGCGCCGGCCAATGGGCGCGGTGTTGTCGCCGCCGCGGCCACGCCCCGTATGCCAAGCGGGCGGGCGCCGCGCCTATAAAAGGGGGCGGCGCGCCGGGCTGGGCGGTCGATCCAGAGGCCCAGTGCGCTGCGCTCCGGTGGGTTTCCGAACCCACCCGAGCCAGGCCCGGCGCAGACGCAACCACGGCAGGCACGGAGGGGGCGCGGCCGGACGAGGCGACCGAGCAGCCCGCGGCGGGCCGGATCGCCAG GTCGCCGGTCATGCCCGCCGCGTGTCCTCGCAGCTCCTCGCCCAGGGAACGCCTGGCGTCGCGGCGCCCCGGCTTCCCCGCCCTGGCGCGCTCCAGCGCCTGCCGCAGCCTCTTCGGGCCGGTGGACCACGAGGAGCTGAGCCGCGAGCTGCAGATCCGCCTGGCCGAGCTCAACGCCGAGGACCAGCGCCGCTGGGACTACAACTTCCAGCAGGACATGCCGCTGCGGGGCCCCGGGCGGCTGCAGTGGACCGAGGTGGACAGCGAGTCGGTGCCCGCCTTCTACCGCGAGACGGTGCAGGTGGGCCGCTGCCGCCTGCTGCTGGCGCCCCGGCCCCGCCCGCCCGGCGGCGCGGACGACGACAGCGCGCTCCCCGCCGCCGCCTCCCCCGACGCTCCCCCCGAGGTCTTCCCCGAAGCCGAGGCCGAAGCCGAGGCCGAAGACGCCCCCGAAGACGCCCCCGAAGACGCTCCCGAAGTCGTCCCCGAAGACGCCCCCGAAGATGCCCTCGAAGACGCCCCCGAAGACGTCCCCGAAGTCGTCCCCGAAGTCGTTCCCGAGGTGCCCGTCCTGGAGCCGGAGCCCGAGGAGGAGCCCGAGGAGGAGGAGCCCGCCACTCTGCCGCTCATCGACGAGGTTGTGGCCCCGGAGCCCGAGCCGATCGTGGTGCagcccgagcccgagcccgagccTGAGCCCGAGCCTGAGCCCGAGCCTGAAGccgagcccgagcccgagcccgagcccgagcccgagcccgagTCCGAGCCCGAGGAGTCTGAGGACGAGGCGCTGCTGCCCAGCGCCCCGGAGTCTCCCGCCGAGCAGCAACTCCAGCTGCTGCTCCCCGTGTGCCCTGCGCCGGCCCCGGGCCCGGCTCCTGCTCTGGTCGCCCCTGTGGCCTCCTGCGCCGCCCCCGCGGCCACCAGCGCTCCCGTCGCCTCTGCCAGCACCGCAGGAGGCGCCGCCGCCGTCAAGAAGCTCCCCGGGGCGCTCCTCTCTG GGATCCCCGGCGCACCGCGCCCTGACCGGCTGCTCGCGCTGTCGCCCTCAGATTTCTTCGCCAAGCGCAAGAGACCCGCGTCTGACAACAAGGCCGCCAACGAGGTGCCCGCCGGCTGCCCTGCCGCGCCTTCTGCTCCCTCGGTGGGCTCGGGGGAGCAGACGCCGCGCAAACGCCTGCGATGA